Proteins from a genomic interval of Brucella intermedia LMG 3301:
- a CDS encoding amino acid ABC transporter ATP-binding protein, whose product MVMIALNQVKKSFGAVPVLQGVSFSVEKGQVAALIGASGSGKSTALRCVDRLEVIDSGEIIVADHKVHDPKLDLHKLRLDVGIVFQSYNLFPHLTIEENVMLAPRSVKKIPKDEAREMARAALERVGLDEKANHYPEQLSGGQQQRGAIARSLAMEPKVMLFDEVTSALDPKLTGEVLRVIEKLAESGMTMIMVTHEMNFARKVADRVIFMHRGLVHEEGDASILNAPMTLELQDFLSHDL is encoded by the coding sequence ATGGTCATGATCGCATTAAATCAAGTCAAGAAGAGCTTCGGCGCGGTTCCCGTCCTTCAAGGAGTAAGTTTTTCAGTAGAGAAGGGCCAGGTCGCGGCACTGATCGGTGCAAGTGGCTCCGGAAAGAGTACTGCGCTGCGATGCGTCGATCGTCTCGAAGTGATCGATAGCGGTGAGATCATCGTGGCCGACCACAAGGTTCATGACCCAAAGCTTGATCTCCATAAACTCCGCCTTGACGTCGGCATCGTGTTTCAAAGCTACAACCTTTTCCCACATCTCACGATCGAAGAGAACGTCATGCTTGCGCCTCGTTCGGTGAAGAAAATCCCAAAGGATGAGGCGCGCGAAATGGCGCGGGCTGCGCTCGAACGCGTCGGGCTCGATGAGAAGGCTAACCACTATCCCGAGCAATTATCGGGCGGACAGCAGCAGCGAGGCGCTATCGCGCGATCGCTCGCGATGGAACCGAAAGTGATGCTATTCGATGAGGTCACTTCCGCCCTCGACCCAAAACTGACCGGAGAGGTTCTACGAGTGATCGAAAAACTCGCAGAAAGCGGGATGACGATGATCATGGTTACCCACGAAATGAACTTCGCACGCAAGGTCGCCGATCGTGTGATCTTCATGCACCGCGGGCTCGTTCACGAGGAGGGGGACGCATCGATCTTGAATGCACCCATGACATTGGAGCTCCAGGACTTCTTGAGCCACGATCTATGA
- a CDS encoding transporter substrate-binding domain-containing protein, protein MLKRFLVLSIVGAMLTAQGVPAMADTYADIIAAKKIRVSTDLAIPPSGMLDANLKPVGSDVETAQLLAKDWGVELEFIQTTGATRIPNLQTNKADIVISTLSVTPERAQVIDFSKPYAGLVSVIAAPAKSPINDWADLKGQSVTVTRGTTQDSELTKLAGEHGFTVTRYDDDATMVTAAVSGQAKAIATSATLVKQIHDKNPTLAFEPKITIRVLNLAIGVNKNEPELLSKLDEWVVANLQNGKLNEIYQKYHGTPLPKEIVDAK, encoded by the coding sequence ATGTTGAAGAGGTTTCTCGTATTAAGCATCGTAGGGGCGATGCTGACTGCTCAAGGCGTTCCGGCCATGGCCGATACATACGCCGACATCATCGCAGCAAAGAAAATTCGGGTGTCGACGGACCTGGCAATTCCGCCGTCCGGCATGCTTGATGCCAACCTCAAACCCGTGGGTTCCGATGTCGAAACCGCGCAGCTTCTCGCAAAGGACTGGGGTGTTGAGCTGGAGTTCATTCAGACAACGGGCGCCACGCGTATTCCGAACCTCCAAACGAACAAGGCTGACATCGTCATCTCAACGCTGTCGGTAACCCCGGAGCGGGCACAAGTCATAGATTTTTCGAAGCCATATGCGGGACTGGTCTCGGTGATTGCAGCCCCGGCAAAATCTCCGATCAACGATTGGGCAGATCTGAAGGGACAATCAGTAACCGTGACACGTGGTACGACCCAGGACAGTGAACTGACGAAGCTCGCAGGCGAGCATGGTTTTACTGTCACTCGTTACGACGATGACGCGACGATGGTTACAGCAGCTGTGTCAGGTCAGGCCAAGGCGATTGCGACATCAGCCACGCTCGTGAAACAGATTCATGACAAGAATCCAACATTGGCTTTCGAACCGAAGATAACGATCCGCGTTTTGAACCTTGCAATTGGTGTGAATAAGAATGAACCGGAATTGCTCTCCAAACTTGACGAATGGGTTGTGGCAAACCTCCAAAATGGCAAGTTAAACGAGATCTACCAAAAGTATCATGGTACACCGCTTCCAAAAGAAATCGTGGACGCGAAATAA
- a CDS encoding RidA family protein: MAERFIQTPIMHRVVEHNGIVYVGGTTCDDESLDMAGQTSEILAKLDSYLAQAGTDKTKLLAATIFVTDLNKKPEMDKVWKEWIDPSLLPTRATVGVADLGGDTLIEIVVSAYK; this comes from the coding sequence ATGGCTGAGCGTTTCATTCAGACGCCGATTATGCATCGCGTCGTCGAACACAATGGCATTGTCTATGTCGGTGGAACCACCTGTGATGACGAAAGCCTGGATATGGCCGGTCAGACCAGCGAAATCCTCGCCAAGCTCGACAGCTATCTGGCGCAGGCAGGCACGGACAAGACCAAGCTTCTGGCAGCAACCATCTTCGTAACGGATCTCAACAAGAAGCCTGAAATGGATAAGGTCTGGAAGGAATGGATTGATCCTTCGCTGCTGCCAACCCGTGCAACTGTTGGCGTTGCCGATCTGGGTGGTGATACGCTGATAGAGATTGTGGTTTCCGCTTACAAGTAA
- a CDS encoding NAD(P)/FAD-dependent oxidoreductase, with the protein MTTMLKRISSIHALDAFYDLAIIGAGPAGMSAAAEASAAGANVVLFDENTTAGGQIYRGIEHNTNAQRPFLGTDYWRGKDVLKAFIASNATYVPQALVWSVEPQDGDNNGVDLRVSVSGKSGIVSAHRVIFATGAMERPMPVRGWTLPGVMTVGAAQIALKASGLLPNGNVVLAGTGPLLYMFAAQLLQAGGKVAALLDTTPGANYAKATSRLLSFLFSPYALKGLSLLLKVRKSVPVYSGVTDIAIEGKDEAEAICFSAKGKTNRLAVDSVFLHHGVIPNNNLANASGCALVWNDGQKCFQPQLNGSGRSSIPAIYIAGDGSGIGGALVAEQSGRIAALAACQDIFPALAPTLNSKIAKLHAQARRVERGRAFIDALYLPAQAFRAPMDRETIVCRCEEVTAGAIRDAAACNIVGPNQLKTMFRCGMGPCQGRMCSSTVTEILAEVQNRAPQTVGFYRLRTPVKPVPLCEIAALTQTPDAVFAVTGEQPDNSPTI; encoded by the coding sequence ATGACGACAATGCTCAAAAGAATTTCCAGTATTCATGCACTCGACGCGTTTTACGACCTCGCCATTATCGGCGCGGGACCGGCAGGCATGTCGGCAGCCGCAGAGGCAAGCGCCGCTGGCGCTAACGTGGTTCTGTTCGACGAAAACACAACCGCAGGCGGACAGATATACCGTGGCATAGAACACAATACGAATGCCCAAAGGCCGTTTCTCGGCACCGACTACTGGCGGGGCAAAGACGTGCTGAAAGCATTCATCGCCAGCAATGCCACCTATGTTCCGCAGGCCCTCGTCTGGAGTGTGGAACCACAGGATGGCGACAACAACGGCGTTGATCTGCGCGTATCGGTAAGCGGCAAAAGCGGGATTGTTTCAGCGCACCGCGTGATCTTCGCGACCGGCGCCATGGAGCGCCCGATGCCTGTCAGGGGCTGGACGTTGCCGGGTGTTATGACCGTCGGCGCAGCACAGATTGCGTTGAAGGCTTCCGGCCTCCTGCCCAACGGAAATGTGGTTCTGGCGGGGACAGGCCCGCTGCTCTACATGTTCGCCGCGCAGCTGCTGCAGGCTGGTGGCAAGGTTGCAGCATTGCTCGATACGACGCCCGGCGCAAATTATGCGAAGGCCACCTCAAGGCTGCTTTCGTTCCTTTTCTCGCCCTATGCCTTGAAGGGGCTTTCGCTTCTCTTAAAAGTGCGCAAGTCGGTACCGGTTTATTCCGGTGTCACCGATATCGCAATTGAAGGAAAAGACGAAGCGGAAGCGATCTGCTTTTCGGCAAAGGGCAAAACAAACAGGCTTGCGGTCGATAGCGTATTCCTGCATCACGGTGTGATCCCCAACAACAATCTCGCCAATGCTTCCGGCTGCGCTCTGGTCTGGAACGACGGCCAGAAATGCTTTCAACCGCAACTCAACGGCAGCGGGCGTTCGTCTATTCCAGCCATCTACATTGCTGGTGACGGCAGCGGCATCGGCGGTGCATTGGTTGCCGAGCAGAGCGGGCGCATCGCAGCACTCGCAGCCTGTCAGGATATCTTTCCGGCATTGGCCCCAACGTTGAATTCGAAAATCGCTAAGCTGCATGCTCAAGCGCGTCGCGTCGAACGCGGTCGCGCCTTTATCGATGCGCTTTATCTGCCTGCACAGGCATTTCGCGCGCCAATGGATCGGGAAACGATTGTCTGCCGTTGCGAGGAAGTGACCGCAGGCGCAATCCGCGACGCGGCGGCCTGCAATATTGTCGGCCCCAACCAGCTTAAAACCATGTTCCGCTGCGGCATGGGTCCCTGTCAGGGTCGCATGTGCAGTTCCACCGTCACGGAAATTCTGGCCGAGGTGCAAAACCGTGCACCTCAAACGGTCGGTTTCTATCGTCTGCGCACTCCGGTGAAACCGGTACCGCTCTGCGAAATCGCAGCACTGACTCAAACCCCCGATGCTGTTTTCGCCGTCACCGGCGAACAACCGGATAACTCCCCAACCATCTGA
- a CDS encoding (2Fe-2S)-binding protein: MFLNTETPEETVTITFDARTLTVPANVTVAAALLGEGINRLRNSVVGDQPRAPYCLMGICFECLVTIDGVQNRQACMTLVANGMIISSQTGARRVEP, from the coding sequence ATGTTCCTCAATACTGAGACACCAGAGGAAACTGTAACGATCACATTCGATGCACGTACCTTGACGGTACCTGCCAATGTAACTGTCGCCGCAGCGTTGCTTGGAGAGGGTATCAACCGGCTCAGAAACAGCGTCGTTGGTGATCAACCGCGAGCGCCCTATTGCCTGATGGGCATCTGCTTTGAATGTCTGGTCACCATTGATGGTGTTCAGAACCGCCAGGCTTGCATGACGCTTGTGGCCAATGGAATGATCATTTCTTCCCAGACTGGTGCGCGTCGGGTGGAACCATGA
- a CDS encoding NAD(P)/FAD-dependent oxidoreductase encodes MRRLPDQNIVIIGAGLVGSAIAWGLARSGLRPMLLDGEDLSLRASRANFALIWVQGKGVGAPHYARWTMQSARLWPAFADELRDVTGLDVALKQTGAFTFCLDKRELQMFAEDVATVARELGNDAPEHVVLNHQETAKMVPSIGRDVIGSIYSPMDGDVNSLRLFRALHTGIIKLGASYEPHCEVSSITPQNGGFLLSGAWGEVFTERVILAAGNGNTELAKSVGLATPVVRSKGQILVTEKCAPFFPYTAATLRQADEGGVMIGDSQETHTDRIATNQDISAVLANRAVRTFPHLAEVNVIRSWTGFRIKTPDGLPIYEQSESHPGAYAVMCHSGVTLAANHALIVAQEIAADAKQLAGDAFSGRRFHVS; translated from the coding sequence ATGCGCAGATTGCCGGACCAAAACATAGTCATTATCGGAGCGGGACTGGTTGGCTCTGCCATCGCCTGGGGTCTCGCCCGATCCGGTCTGCGTCCAATGCTTCTCGATGGGGAAGACCTGTCCCTGCGCGCATCCCGTGCCAATTTCGCGCTCATTTGGGTACAGGGCAAAGGCGTAGGCGCACCACACTATGCCCGTTGGACAATGCAATCGGCGCGCCTGTGGCCCGCTTTCGCAGATGAATTGCGGGATGTGACCGGCCTTGATGTCGCGTTGAAACAGACAGGCGCTTTCACCTTTTGCCTCGACAAGCGCGAGCTTCAAATGTTTGCCGAAGACGTCGCGACAGTAGCGCGGGAGCTTGGCAATGACGCCCCCGAACATGTCGTGCTCAACCATCAGGAAACGGCCAAAATGGTCCCCTCCATCGGTCGGGATGTGATCGGCTCGATCTATTCGCCGATGGACGGCGACGTGAATTCACTGCGCCTGTTTCGCGCCTTGCATACAGGCATAATCAAACTCGGCGCTTCCTATGAACCGCATTGTGAAGTCTCGTCCATCACTCCGCAAAACGGCGGCTTTCTCCTGAGTGGCGCATGGGGTGAAGTCTTCACCGAGCGCGTCATTCTGGCAGCGGGCAACGGCAATACAGAGCTTGCCAAGAGTGTCGGTCTTGCTACGCCGGTTGTGCGCAGCAAAGGCCAAATTCTTGTAACGGAGAAATGCGCGCCCTTCTTCCCCTATACAGCGGCCACGCTGCGGCAAGCGGATGAAGGCGGCGTTATGATCGGCGACAGTCAGGAAACTCACACGGATCGGATCGCCACCAATCAGGATATCAGCGCGGTTCTGGCCAACAGAGCAGTGCGGACATTCCCACATCTGGCCGAGGTCAATGTCATTCGCAGTTGGACCGGGTTTCGGATCAAGACACCGGACGGCCTGCCGATTTACGAACAATCCGAAAGCCACCCGGGGGCTTACGCCGTCATGTGCCATTCCGGCGTCACGCTTGCAGCCAACCATGCCCTGATCGTGGCGCAGGAAATAGCAGCCGATGCCAAACAACTTGCTGGTGATGCATTCTCCGGCCGGAGGTTTCATGTCTCCTAA
- a CDS encoding lysine/arginine/ornithine ABC transporter substrate-binding protein, translating to MKLKFVLSVLGVLAVAPTAQAEDIVRIATEGAYAPWNFSGPNGVLEGFEIDLAKDLCERLKAKCEITAQNWDGIIPSLTAGKYDAIMAGMSITPKREEVIAFSSPYAAAINSFAVMEDSDLADLPEGGKPLNVDSDAAKPVLEAIARKINGKTVGVQGSTTASAFMEQYFKDGADVREYKTAEEHNFDLTSGRVDAVVANATVLAAALEKDDMKGAKLAGPLFSGKVFGMIGVGLRKEDTALKSRFDTAIQAAIADGTVKKLSEKWFKVDVSPQN from the coding sequence ATGAAACTGAAATTCGTCCTTTCCGTTCTTGGCGTTCTCGCCGTCGCACCGACCGCGCAGGCCGAAGACATCGTGCGCATTGCCACCGAAGGTGCTTATGCGCCGTGGAATTTTTCCGGCCCGAATGGCGTGCTGGAAGGCTTCGAGATTGATCTTGCCAAAGACCTTTGCGAGCGCCTGAAAGCGAAATGCGAAATTACCGCCCAGAACTGGGACGGCATCATTCCATCGCTGACCGCTGGCAAGTATGACGCCATCATGGCCGGCATGAGCATCACACCGAAGCGTGAGGAAGTGATCGCGTTTTCGTCGCCTTATGCGGCGGCCATCAATTCCTTCGCAGTCATGGAAGACAGCGACCTCGCCGATCTGCCGGAAGGCGGCAAGCCGCTGAATGTCGATTCCGATGCAGCCAAGCCGGTTCTCGAAGCAATCGCCAGGAAAATCAACGGCAAGACCGTCGGCGTTCAGGGTTCCACAACCGCTTCGGCCTTCATGGAACAATATTTCAAGGACGGCGCGGATGTCCGTGAGTACAAGACCGCCGAAGAGCACAATTTCGACCTGACCAGCGGTCGTGTGGATGCGGTTGTCGCCAATGCGACAGTTCTTGCAGCTGCGCTGGAAAAGGACGACATGAAGGGCGCGAAGCTGGCCGGGCCACTGTTTTCCGGCAAAGTCTTCGGCATGATTGGCGTCGGTCTGCGCAAGGAAGATACCGCCCTGAAGAGTCGCTTCGATACAGCCATTCAGGCAGCAATTGCCGACGGCACGGTGAAAAAGCTTTCCGAGAAGTGGTTCAAAGTGGACGTAAGCCCGCAAAACTGA
- a CDS encoding ABC transporter ATP-binding protein, with product MQSFETPAVEIKNLEKCYGAHKVLHSVSLQAHQGEVISILGASGSGKSTLLRCINMLEVPDAGSVAIHGEAYKLDQQPGRAPRPADVKQVQRLRGQATMVFQSFNLWSHLTILENLIEAPVHVQKRNRSESIAEAEALLERVGIADKRNVYPAHLSGGQQQRAAIARALAMRPKIMLFDEPTSALDPELVAEVLKVMRDLAAEGRTMLVVTHEMGFARDVSSRVVFLRQGLIEEEGTPDEVFGNPKSERIRQFISKQNA from the coding sequence ATGCAAAGTTTCGAAACGCCTGCGGTCGAGATCAAGAACCTCGAAAAATGCTATGGCGCGCACAAGGTTCTGCATTCCGTTTCATTGCAGGCCCACCAGGGTGAAGTCATCTCCATTCTGGGCGCGTCAGGTTCCGGCAAATCCACACTGCTGCGCTGCATCAATATGCTGGAAGTACCGGATGCTGGTAGCGTAGCTATTCACGGCGAGGCATACAAGCTCGACCAACAGCCCGGACGCGCGCCTCGTCCAGCCGATGTGAAACAGGTTCAGCGGCTGCGCGGTCAGGCGACGATGGTATTTCAGTCGTTCAATCTGTGGTCGCACCTGACTATCCTCGAAAATCTGATCGAAGCGCCTGTCCATGTACAGAAGCGAAACCGATCGGAGAGCATTGCCGAGGCTGAAGCACTGCTGGAGCGTGTCGGCATTGCCGATAAGCGCAACGTCTATCCCGCACATCTTTCCGGCGGGCAGCAGCAACGCGCGGCGATTGCCCGCGCGTTGGCAATGCGTCCGAAGATCATGCTGTTTGATGAACCAACCTCCGCACTGGATCCAGAGCTGGTGGCAGAGGTGCTGAAGGTCATGCGCGATCTGGCGGCAGAGGGACGCACCATGCTGGTTGTGACCCACGAGATGGGCTTCGCCCGGGATGTGTCCAGCCGTGTCGTGTTTCTGCGTCAGGGCCTGATTGAAGAAGAAGGCACGCCCGACGAGGTTTTTGGCAACCCCAAAAGCGAACGGATCCGGCAATTCATTTCCAAACAAAACGCATGA
- a CDS encoding ABC transporter permease, whose translation MNFLDLPFMFDSFVELCRGIPLTLQLMALSVISGAVLATILATMRLSGNLILDLIARGYIFVLRGTPLLVQLYIIYYGLSQFPELRRSFLWPFLREPYWCAVLALALNTAAYSAEIIRGGVLSVATGQIEAARAYGMSGFTLVRRILAPQALRQMLPAYSNEVILMVKSTALASTITMMEVTGLAAKLISATYRPVEVFICAGAIYLLLNFVVTRIFKLLEYRLSAAQRQPVIVHAAGGNS comes from the coding sequence ATGAACTTTCTCGACCTCCCGTTCATGTTCGACAGTTTCGTTGAGCTTTGTCGCGGTATTCCGCTGACGCTGCAGCTAATGGCGCTATCAGTTATCAGTGGCGCCGTGCTGGCGACGATACTGGCCACGATGCGTCTGTCGGGTAATCTGATACTGGACCTCATTGCGCGAGGCTACATCTTCGTGCTGCGCGGCACCCCGCTGCTGGTCCAACTCTACATCATCTATTACGGTCTCAGCCAGTTTCCCGAACTGCGCAGGAGCTTTCTCTGGCCGTTTCTACGCGAACCCTATTGGTGCGCGGTCTTGGCCCTTGCACTCAATACGGCTGCCTACAGCGCCGAAATCATACGAGGCGGCGTTCTGTCGGTCGCGACTGGGCAGATCGAAGCAGCGCGTGCTTATGGCATGAGCGGCTTCACCCTCGTCCGTCGTATTCTGGCCCCACAGGCCCTGCGGCAGATGCTGCCCGCCTATTCGAATGAAGTTATCTTGATGGTGAAGTCCACGGCGCTGGCATCAACCATCACCATGATGGAAGTAACAGGGCTGGCGGCCAAGCTGATTTCTGCCACCTACCGCCCTGTCGAAGTCTTTATCTGCGCGGGCGCGATCTATCTCCTCTTGAATTTCGTGGTCACCAGAATCTTCAAACTGCTGGAATACCGCCTGTCGGCGGCCCAGCGTCAGCCTGTCATCGTGCATGCCGCCGGAGGAAACTCATAA
- a CDS encoding ABC transporter permease, translating into MGFAEDGWGYDMLRATGMTLAVAFCGFAAGAVFGIVAAAASFSSQRILRIVADGYSTVLRGIPDLLVIYLFYFGSSAVLSQIGALFGGHGFVSAPIFITGALAIGVVSGAYQAEVYRGAVLALPKGEIEAAKAYGMPTHLLFRRIMVPQAARFAIPGIGNVWQLVLKESALISVVGLVELMRQAQIGAGSTRKPFTFFLTAGLLYLVITFVSGLLFKTAEKRAMRGIRRAV; encoded by the coding sequence ATGGGTTTTGCCGAAGACGGCTGGGGCTACGATATGCTCCGGGCTACCGGCATGACACTTGCAGTAGCTTTCTGCGGTTTCGCAGCAGGCGCGGTGTTTGGCATTGTTGCCGCTGCCGCTTCATTTTCATCCCAGCGTATTCTGAGAATTGTGGCTGACGGATATTCGACGGTGCTTCGCGGCATCCCCGATCTTCTCGTCATTTACCTGTTCTATTTCGGCAGTAGCGCTGTGTTGAGCCAAATTGGAGCATTGTTCGGCGGGCACGGTTTCGTAAGTGCGCCAATTTTCATAACCGGTGCGCTGGCCATTGGCGTGGTTTCGGGCGCGTATCAAGCCGAAGTCTATCGCGGTGCCGTACTTGCACTCCCTAAAGGCGAGATCGAGGCCGCCAAGGCCTATGGCATGCCAACGCACCTACTGTTCCGCCGTATCATGGTTCCGCAGGCAGCACGTTTTGCCATTCCGGGCATCGGCAATGTCTGGCAACTCGTCTTGAAGGAATCCGCGCTGATTTCTGTCGTTGGACTGGTTGAACTGATGCGTCAAGCCCAAATTGGCGCCGGATCGACCCGCAAACCGTTTACATTCTTTCTGACCGCCGGGCTGCTTTACCTTGTCATCACATTCGTATCGGGCCTGTTGTTCAAGACGGCCGAAAAACGCGCCATGCGCGGCATCCGGAGGGCGGTATGA
- a CDS encoding LysR substrate-binding domain-containing protein — protein MNLRQVEAFRTVMLTGKMTAAAELMAITQPAVSRLIRDFEIDTKLKLFNRRGNQLTPTQAAMTLLQEVERAYVGLNRIRSFADEISRQNAGMLRIAAMPALANGIMPRFLARFLRERPNIHASLNGISSALVVEAVASGQVDLGFADGPLDRPGFDIETRAIPAVVAVPLGHRLADYSEVSPEDLANERMITLEPGSLFAMRVEVALARIPRSATIETRLSHTALTLVAEGVGITIIDPSSATDFRGRGVAIRPFTTFVDAGFLVIRRSNGPDNSLAQRFIDEFWAYHETLLADE, from the coding sequence ATGAACCTGCGTCAGGTCGAAGCGTTCCGCACTGTCATGCTGACGGGTAAAATGACGGCTGCAGCGGAACTGATGGCGATCACCCAACCCGCCGTAAGCCGCCTGATCCGCGACTTTGAAATCGACACGAAACTCAAACTGTTCAACCGGCGCGGGAACCAGTTGACGCCAACGCAGGCGGCCATGACGCTGTTGCAGGAAGTCGAGCGGGCCTATGTCGGGCTCAATCGCATCAGGAGTTTCGCCGATGAGATCAGCCGTCAGAATGCGGGCATGTTGCGTATTGCTGCCATGCCTGCGCTTGCAAATGGGATCATGCCGCGCTTCCTCGCCCGATTTCTCAGGGAGCGTCCCAATATCCACGCTTCTTTGAACGGCATTTCATCCGCTCTGGTTGTGGAGGCCGTTGCATCCGGTCAGGTCGATCTTGGTTTTGCCGACGGTCCGCTCGACAGACCCGGTTTCGATATCGAAACGAGGGCGATACCGGCCGTCGTTGCAGTTCCATTGGGACATCGTCTTGCAGATTATTCGGAAGTTTCCCCGGAGGATCTCGCTAATGAACGCATGATCACGCTGGAGCCGGGTTCGCTGTTTGCCATGCGTGTAGAGGTTGCGCTTGCACGCATCCCACGGTCGGCCACCATCGAGACCCGCCTTTCGCACACAGCGCTGACACTCGTCGCTGAAGGTGTCGGCATAACAATCATTGATCCGTCCTCAGCAACGGATTTTCGCGGACGTGGAGTGGCGATCCGACCTTTTACGACCTTTGTCGATGCTGGCTTTCTGGTCATCCGCCGGAGTAACGGTCCTGACAACAGCCTGGCTCAACGTTTTATAGATGAGTTCTGGGCCTATCATGAGACGTTGCTGGCGGATGAATGA
- a CDS encoding phage integrase N-terminal SAM-like domain-containing protein codes for MHNQPSSPAISPLRQRLIDDMNLRHFGHGTQRNYLRDIARIASFLGRPPDTASVDDLRRFQIWQQSEGVPVPTMNSVVSALRFFFNTMIDRPDLARRLVRLAHPRNLSLFCQIQRMHAVGTVQASSALIQRPRVPLIHPPATSHDRPRTHL; via the coding sequence ATGCACAACCAACCGAGTTCGCCCGCGATCAGCCCGCTTCGTCAACGCCTGATCGACGACATGAACCTGCGCCACTTCGGGCACGGGACCCAACGCAACTATCTGCGCGATATCGCACGAATTGCCAGTTTTCTCGGAAGGCCTCCCGATACCGCGTCCGTGGATGATTTGCGCCGCTTCCAGATATGGCAGCAAAGCGAGGGCGTCCCGGTGCCGACGATGAACAGTGTCGTATCGGCGCTGAGGTTCTTCTTCAATACCATGATTGATCGCCCTGATCTTGCCCGCCGTCTCGTGCGGCTGGCGCACCCGCGCAATCTCAGTTTGTTCTGCCAAATTCAACGCATGCACGCTGTTGGAACGGTACAAGCCTCCTCTGCGCTGATACAGCGGCCACGCGTGCCCCTCATTCATCCGCCAGCAACGTCTCATGATAGGCCCAGAACTCATCTATAA
- a CDS encoding SDR family oxidoreductase has translation MRKAIVLGGYGLIGRACMRALANAGFEVVGVGRSSRAALAADANATWLIRDIPTISVDEWRVLLGNVDVVVNAAGALQDGARDGLAAIHVTTIARLVEATKDIPLRIVQISAAGVGAEASTEFFRSKARGDEILARSGQDCVILRPTLVLSPDAYGGTALLRGVAGLPLILPRVLPHAQVQTVHIDDVTEAVVAAARRKLQSGLIADLTEPEVRGFSEMVDHFRQWQGFSPPWLRPKLPAVVLKSVGKGADLLGWLGWRSPMCSTGLQALADGIRGDPSAWLEAGGYPCRSLVSTLRSLPSTRQERLFARMYFMLPLAIATLALFWCLSGLFALISPMRAIAILEGHHVPAWLAGITVYGGAFADIGLGLGILWRSVTRMATVGMIVLSACYLFGGLVVAPDLWLDPLGPMIKVVPAIVLAAIVAMMLEVR, from the coding sequence ATGCGTAAGGCGATCGTTTTGGGCGGATACGGGCTCATCGGCAGAGCGTGCATGCGGGCTTTGGCAAATGCCGGATTTGAAGTTGTCGGTGTAGGACGGTCAAGTCGTGCGGCGCTTGCCGCTGATGCAAACGCGACATGGTTGATCCGTGACATACCAACCATCTCGGTCGACGAATGGCGAGTGCTGCTGGGCAATGTCGATGTCGTAGTAAACGCTGCCGGAGCACTGCAAGACGGCGCGCGAGACGGTCTTGCAGCCATCCACGTCACGACAATAGCCCGTCTGGTTGAGGCAACGAAGGACATTCCCTTACGGATTGTCCAGATTTCGGCGGCTGGCGTTGGAGCTGAAGCATCAACGGAGTTCTTTCGGTCAAAAGCGCGCGGCGATGAAATACTGGCGAGGAGCGGACAAGATTGCGTGATCCTGCGTCCAACGCTTGTTTTGTCGCCAGATGCCTATGGCGGCACAGCGCTTTTACGTGGCGTTGCTGGTTTACCGTTAATTTTGCCGCGTGTTTTGCCTCATGCTCAGGTGCAGACTGTTCATATCGATGATGTAACAGAGGCAGTAGTGGCAGCGGCGAGGAGAAAACTGCAATCCGGGCTTATTGCCGATCTCACCGAGCCCGAGGTTCGAGGCTTTTCCGAAATGGTCGACCACTTCAGGCAATGGCAGGGATTCTCGCCTCCGTGGTTGCGTCCAAAACTGCCCGCAGTGGTGCTGAAATCAGTGGGTAAGGGCGCTGATCTGCTCGGCTGGCTGGGGTGGCGCTCACCGATGTGCAGCACTGGGTTACAGGCGCTTGCCGATGGGATACGAGGCGATCCGAGCGCGTGGCTTGAGGCGGGCGGTTACCCCTGTCGTTCGCTAGTTTCGACACTGAGAAGTCTGCCGTCCACGCGACAGGAACGGCTTTTCGCCCGGATGTACTTCATGCTGCCACTGGCCATCGCCACGCTTGCGCTGTTTTGGTGCTTGTCGGGGCTATTCGCATTAATATCTCCAATGCGCGCTATCGCTATTCTCGAAGGACATCACGTTCCGGCGTGGCTGGCGGGTATTACAGTCTATGGCGGCGCATTTGCAGATATCGGATTGGGCCTGGGTATCCTTTGGCGTTCGGTAACGCGCATGGCGACAGTCGGAATGATAGTGCTTTCGGCCTGTTATCTCTTCGGTGGTCTGGTGGTTGCGCCAGATCTGTGGCTTGATCCTCTTGGACCGATGATAAAAGTGGTTCCAGCTATTGTTTTGGCAGCTATCGTTGCGATGATGCTGGAGGTGCGATGA